The proteins below are encoded in one region of Maribacter aestuarii:
- a CDS encoding glycoside hydrolase family 16 protein, giving the protein MKMNISYFLYVLLFFYGCSSSSVTEQEEVQLPDPKPEEAESSAKDPDDADYWDDAALVWSDEFDGTSLSPDNWVFETGGNGWGNNELQNYQAQGNTEVSDGILKITAKKNEDNTIEGAFTSARINSKKSFKYGRMEIRAKMPEHKGNGIWPALWMLGSNIQTVSWPACGEIDMMEYVSFNPNKTHFSIHSTANNHTNGTEITSGAVDLETIEEEFHNFGILWSSKYIKFYVDEVDNIKFTFRKPTVSTVDSWPFSNNFYFLMNIAVGGNWGGLEGVDTTIFPATMEVDYIRVYQVE; this is encoded by the coding sequence ATGAAGATGAATATCAGTTACTTTCTGTACGTCCTATTATTTTTTTACGGCTGTTCAAGTTCTAGTGTGACGGAACAGGAAGAAGTGCAATTACCCGACCCGAAACCTGAGGAAGCCGAATCTAGCGCTAAAGACCCTGATGATGCGGACTACTGGGACGATGCGGCACTTGTATGGAGCGACGAATTTGATGGGACATCCCTTTCCCCTGATAACTGGGTTTTTGAGACCGGTGGGAACGGTTGGGGAAATAATGAGCTACAAAATTACCAAGCTCAGGGCAATACCGAAGTTAGTGATGGAATTTTAAAGATTACCGCCAAAAAGAACGAGGACAATACTATTGAGGGAGCTTTCACATCGGCCCGTATAAATAGTAAAAAATCATTCAAGTATGGACGAATGGAAATTCGCGCCAAAATGCCGGAACACAAAGGAAACGGAATATGGCCTGCACTGTGGATGCTTGGAAGTAATATACAAACGGTCAGTTGGCCCGCCTGTGGCGAAATCGATATGATGGAATATGTAAGTTTTAACCCAAACAAAACACACTTTTCCATTCACAGCACTGCTAACAACCATACTAACGGGACTGAAATCACTTCAGGGGCGGTAGACCTTGAAACTATTGAGGAAGAATTTCACAATTTTGGAATTCTATGGTCCAGTAAGTATATAAAGTTCTATGTTGATGAGGTGGACAATATAAAATTTACATTTAGGAAACCCACTGTTTCCACTGTGGACAGTTGGCCTTTTTCTAATAATTTCTACTTCTTGATGAACATTGCCGTGGGAGGCAATTGGGGAGGACTTGAAGGTGTTGATACTACTATATTTCCCGCCACGATGGAAGTTGATTATATCAGGGTATATCAGGTAGAATAG
- a CDS encoding ATP-dependent helicase, whose protein sequence is MSTFLDELNDAQKAPVLHKDGPLMVIAGAGSGKTRVLTYRIAHLMAQGVDSFNILALTFTNKAAREMKKRIATIVGASEAKNLWMGTFHSVFAKLLRYDGNKLGYPSNFTIYDTQDSQRLISSIIKEMGLDKDIYKYKQVQNRISSFKNSLITVKAYFNNPELMEADAMAKRPRIGDIYQNYVDRCFKAGAMDFDDLLLRTNELLTRFPDVLMKYQDRFRYILVDEYQDTNHSQYLIVKALADRFQNICVVGDDAQSIYSFRGANISNILNFQRDYDDVGMYRLEQNYRSTKNIVNAANSIIAKNKNQLEKVVWTANDEGNQIIIHRSVTDAEEGRYVAGSIWENRMQNQLSNGEFAVLYRTNSQSRAIEDALRKRDIPYRIYGGLSFYQRKEIKDVLSYLRLVINPKDEEALKRVINFPVRGIGQTTVDKLVVAANHYDRSIFEVMENISKIDLKINSGTKRKLEDFVTMIKSFQIMNEGADAFTLAEHVAKKTGILLEFKKDGTPEGIGRMENVEELLNGIKDFVEGQKEIDEATGSISEFLEDVALATDLDKDTGDDDRVALMTIHLAKGLEFPYVYIVGMEEDLFPSAMSMNTRSELEEERRLFYVALTRAEKQAYLTYTQNRYRWGKLIDAEPSRFLEEIDEQYVENLTPVDGGYRYKSLIDANIFGDIDKSKLRQIKPTKGTPPSIGQPNSNQLKKLRKIKPQLAQPVGNTNTIDPNLTEGSLVNHTRFGRGKVLKIEGAGNDRKAEIQFNQGDVKKLLLRFAKLEVLK, encoded by the coding sequence TTGAGTACTTTTTTAGACGAACTAAATGACGCACAGAAGGCCCCTGTTCTGCACAAGGACGGGCCACTCATGGTGATTGCCGGAGCCGGATCTGGAAAGACTAGGGTGCTTACCTATCGCATTGCACATCTAATGGCGCAGGGTGTGGATTCCTTTAATATTCTGGCCTTGACATTTACCAATAAGGCGGCACGAGAAATGAAAAAGCGTATCGCAACCATCGTTGGAGCCTCAGAGGCAAAAAATCTTTGGATGGGTACATTTCACTCCGTATTTGCCAAATTGCTGCGTTACGATGGGAATAAACTAGGTTATCCAAGCAACTTTACTATTTACGATACGCAGGATTCCCAACGATTAATATCCTCCATCATCAAGGAAATGGGCTTGGATAAGGATATTTACAAGTACAAACAGGTACAAAATAGAATATCCTCCTTTAAAAACAGTTTGATTACGGTTAAGGCTTATTTTAACAATCCTGAATTGATGGAGGCAGATGCCATGGCAAAACGACCACGAATAGGGGATATTTATCAGAATTATGTGGATCGTTGCTTTAAAGCAGGGGCCATGGATTTTGATGACTTGCTGTTAAGAACTAACGAGCTGTTGACCCGGTTTCCAGATGTCCTCATGAAGTATCAGGATCGTTTTAGGTATATTTTGGTAGATGAGTATCAAGATACCAACCATTCCCAATATTTGATTGTCAAGGCCTTGGCCGACCGTTTCCAAAACATCTGTGTCGTAGGTGACGATGCGCAAAGTATTTATTCTTTTCGTGGGGCCAACATCAGTAACATTTTAAATTTTCAGCGGGATTATGATGATGTAGGAATGTATCGCTTGGAGCAAAATTATCGTTCGACCAAAAATATCGTGAACGCCGCGAATTCCATTATTGCTAAAAACAAGAATCAGCTGGAAAAAGTGGTTTGGACCGCCAATGATGAGGGCAATCAAATCATTATCCATAGGAGTGTTACAGATGCAGAGGAAGGAAGATACGTGGCCGGTTCCATTTGGGAAAACAGGATGCAAAATCAACTTTCCAACGGAGAATTTGCGGTGTTGTACCGTACAAATTCGCAATCCAGGGCCATTGAAGATGCGTTGCGCAAAAGGGATATTCCCTATCGTATTTACGGCGGACTTTCATTTTACCAACGAAAGGAAATTAAGGACGTACTTTCATATTTACGATTAGTAATAAATCCAAAGGACGAGGAAGCACTTAAACGTGTCATTAATTTTCCCGTTAGAGGAATAGGGCAGACTACGGTGGACAAATTGGTGGTGGCCGCAAATCATTACGACCGCTCTATTTTTGAAGTGATGGAGAATATCTCCAAAATCGATTTGAAAATAAATTCCGGCACCAAAAGAAAATTAGAGGATTTTGTAACGATGATCAAGAGTTTTCAAATCATGAACGAAGGTGCGGATGCCTTTACGTTAGCGGAACACGTGGCTAAAAAAACAGGAATTCTATTAGAGTTCAAAAAAGATGGCACTCCCGAAGGTATAGGTCGCATGGAGAACGTAGAGGAATTACTAAATGGTATTAAGGATTTTGTTGAAGGACAGAAAGAAATTGACGAGGCTACAGGCAGCATCTCCGAATTTCTTGAAGATGTGGCGCTGGCAACTGATTTGGATAAGGATACCGGAGACGATGATCGCGTTGCCCTCATGACCATTCATTTGGCAAAAGGCTTGGAGTTTCCGTATGTATATATTGTGGGGATGGAAGAAGATTTGTTTCCGTCTGCAATGAGTATGAATACACGGAGTGAATTGGAAGAGGAACGAAGGCTGTTCTACGTAGCGTTGACGCGGGCAGAAAAACAAGCTTACCTGACCTATACACAGAACAGATATCGCTGGGGAAAACTGATCGATGCAGAGCCGAGCAGGTTTTTAGAGGAGATAGATGAGCAATATGTAGAGAACTTAACACCCGTAGATGGGGGGTATCGGTATAAATCATTAATAGATGCCAATATATTTGGCGATATCGATAAAAGTAAATTACGGCAGATAAAACCTACGAAAGGCACTCCTCCAAGTATTGGTCAGCCAAATTCAAATCAGCTTAAAAAATTGAGGAAGATAAAACCTCAATTGGCGCAACCTGTCGGGAATACTAATACCATTGACCCAAATCTGACCGAAGGTTCCTTGGTAAACCATACGCGATTTGGAAGGGGAAAAGTCCTTAAAATAGAGGGAGCAGGAAATGATAGAAAGGCGGAGATACAGTTTAACCAAGGTGATGTAAAGAAGTTATTGCTGCGGTTCGCAAAATTGGAAGTCCTTAAATAA
- a CDS encoding DsrE family protein — MSEFNFKGFFLVVFSLIFGHFVSGQAKESGPVIKDYGKVWEVENTDFKTDQTKTYKAVFDIMNSPEDSSQLNASIETAARFLNMHAQNGVPVEHLKVALVVHNKASKDVITSEAYTTKYGTDNPNEQLIKDLIGAGAQVIFCGQSSASRGFPKDELIEGVQLSLSAMTALIQLQDDNYRLIKF; from the coding sequence ATGAGCGAATTTAATTTCAAAGGTTTTTTTCTGGTCGTTTTCAGTTTGATTTTTGGACACTTTGTGAGTGGTCAAGCTAAGGAAAGTGGTCCGGTTATCAAAGATTACGGCAAGGTCTGGGAGGTGGAGAACACGGATTTTAAAACGGACCAAACCAAGACCTACAAAGCTGTTTTTGACATCATGAACTCCCCTGAGGATTCGTCCCAACTGAATGCTAGCATTGAAACTGCCGCTAGATTTCTGAACATGCACGCTCAGAATGGCGTCCCTGTGGAACATTTGAAAGTTGCCTTGGTCGTACACAATAAAGCCTCTAAAGATGTGATTACCTCAGAAGCCTACACTACGAAATACGGCACTGATAATCCTAATGAGCAATTGATAAAGGATTTAATCGGAGCTGGGGCTCAAGTTATATTTTGCGGACAATCCTCCGCTTCTAGAGGATTTCCTAAGGATGAACTTATTGAAGGGGTACAACTATCGCTTTCGGCCATGACCGCTTTGATACAATTACAGGACGATAATTACAGATTAATTAAATTTTAA
- a CDS encoding amidohydrolase — protein MKKITLLAIFLFGFSAYAQGPKLEKDYAAIENKVIEWRRDIHQNPELGNREFKTAEKIAKHLESLGIEVQTGVAYTGVVGILKGNKPGKVVALRADIDALPVVERNDLPYKSTVTSEYLGEKVGVMHACGHDTHTAILMGVAEVMSKNKDKIKGTIKFIFQPSEEGPPPGEEGGALLMVKEGVMENPKVDAIFGLHINSQTPVGTIKYKSGGAMAAAQSFTINVKGKQSHGSRPWSGVDPILISAKIIDGLQTIISRETDLTEEAAVITVGKIKSGVRSNIIPESAEMIGTIRTLDYDMKDKLNKRMVEMVETIAKAYGGTATCEIMDATDITYNNPELVEQMLPTIRRVAGEANIQTHKAITGAEDFSYFQREAPGFFFFLGGMTPGNTESFPHHTPDFKIDDSDLLLGVRALTEMSLDYLNSDKTPILENKPKG, from the coding sequence ATGAAAAAAATTACTCTTTTGGCCATTTTTCTGTTTGGCTTTTCCGCTTATGCGCAAGGCCCTAAACTAGAAAAGGATTATGCCGCAATTGAAAACAAGGTGATTGAATGGCGCAGGGACATTCACCAAAATCCGGAGTTGGGTAATAGGGAGTTTAAAACGGCAGAAAAAATTGCGAAACATCTAGAATCCTTAGGCATAGAAGTTCAAACAGGCGTTGCCTATACGGGAGTGGTCGGAATATTAAAGGGAAATAAACCAGGGAAAGTAGTTGCGTTACGTGCGGATATAGATGCGCTGCCAGTAGTTGAACGCAACGACCTTCCGTATAAATCGACCGTAACCTCCGAATATTTAGGAGAAAAAGTAGGGGTTATGCACGCCTGTGGCCACGATACGCATACAGCCATTCTAATGGGCGTAGCTGAAGTCATGTCCAAGAACAAGGACAAAATTAAAGGTACTATAAAGTTTATTTTTCAACCTTCGGAGGAAGGTCCGCCCCCTGGAGAAGAAGGTGGTGCACTTTTAATGGTGAAGGAAGGTGTTATGGAAAATCCTAAGGTGGACGCTATTTTTGGTTTACACATCAATTCTCAAACACCTGTTGGCACAATAAAGTATAAATCTGGTGGTGCGATGGCGGCAGCCCAGAGTTTTACCATAAATGTAAAAGGCAAACAAAGTCACGGCTCAAGACCATGGTCAGGGGTAGATCCAATTTTGATTAGTGCTAAAATTATTGATGGGTTACAGACCATTATCAGTAGAGAAACGGATTTAACGGAAGAGGCGGCTGTAATTACCGTAGGTAAAATTAAAAGTGGAGTCCGTTCTAATATCATTCCTGAAAGTGCGGAGATGATTGGTACAATCCGGACTTTAGATTATGACATGAAGGATAAGTTAAACAAGCGAATGGTTGAAATGGTAGAAACCATTGCTAAGGCTTATGGCGGAACCGCTACCTGTGAGATTATGGATGCTACGGATATTACCTATAATAATCCTGAATTGGTAGAACAAATGCTGCCTACCATAAGGCGGGTTGCGGGAGAAGCCAACATCCAAACACATAAAGCAATTACTGGAGCCGAAGATTTTTCCTATTTTCAAAGGGAAGCACCTGGATTTTTCTTTTTCTTAGGCGGTATGACCCCCGGAAATACTGAGTCTTTTCCACATCATACACCTGATTTTAAGATTGATGATAGCGACTTATTATTAGGCGTTAGGGCACTTACTGAAATGAGTTTAGATTATTTGAACAGTGATAAAACGCCAATATTGGAAAACAAACCAAAAGGTTAA
- a CDS encoding patatin-like phospholipase family protein, producing the protein MRALVISGGGSKGAFAGGVAQFLIQESGKKYDLFVGTSTGSLLISHLALGKLDKIKDIYSNVNQKSIFNNCPFLIRKKYGVDEISINHWNVLKNLATGKKTFGESENLRELIENSITKEEFKQLKEGNPDVVITVSNLSLNQVEYKTLKECTYDDYCDWVWISSNYTPFMSLVRKNGCEYADGGLGSIVPIEEAIRRGATEVDVVVLHTEVTYYNRMPSRNPFELLTTMMSFILDRIETNNIRIGKLVANQNNAIINLYYTPTILTTNSLIFDKDKMTLWWKRGYLYAKNKNEETNPIEPNEHE; encoded by the coding sequence ATGCGTGCACTGGTCATTTCTGGAGGTGGTAGTAAAGGTGCTTTTGCCGGAGGAGTTGCACAGTTCCTTATTCAAGAATCGGGAAAAAAATATGATTTGTTCGTGGGCACCTCTACTGGTAGTTTGTTGATTTCCCACCTAGCATTAGGCAAACTTGATAAAATCAAGGATATTTATTCCAATGTAAATCAGAAGAGCATTTTCAATAATTGCCCCTTTCTCATACGGAAAAAGTATGGTGTTGATGAAATTTCGATTAATCACTGGAACGTTCTTAAAAATCTAGCTACCGGTAAAAAAACTTTTGGGGAAAGTGAGAATTTAAGGGAACTGATAGAAAACAGTATCACCAAAGAAGAATTTAAGCAATTAAAGGAAGGGAATCCGGATGTTGTAATAACGGTATCCAACCTCTCCTTGAACCAAGTAGAATACAAGACGTTAAAAGAATGTACTTATGATGATTATTGTGATTGGGTCTGGATTTCTTCCAACTACACTCCTTTCATGAGTTTGGTGCGTAAAAATGGTTGCGAGTATGCGGACGGCGGATTGGGCAGTATTGTTCCTATTGAGGAGGCCATTCGCCGTGGAGCTACGGAAGTGGACGTGGTCGTATTGCATACAGAGGTAACTTACTACAATAGAATGCCTTCACGAAATCCTTTTGAGCTATTAACGACAATGATGAGTTTTATCTTAGATCGTATAGAAACCAACAATATTAGAATTGGAAAGCTAGTGGCCAATCAGAATAATGCTATCATCAACTTGTATTATACGCCAACCATTCTAACCACAAATTCCTTAATTTTTGATAAGGATAAAATGACACTTTGGTGGAAGAGAGGCTATTTATACGCAAAGAATAAGAACGAAGAGACAAACCCCATCGAGCCTAACGAACATGAATAA